The Hemibagrus wyckioides isolate EC202008001 linkage group LG10, SWU_Hwy_1.0, whole genome shotgun sequence genome includes a window with the following:
- the saxo2 gene encoding stabilizer of axonemal microtubules 2 isoform X1 codes for MKRLCMCEICNCGRHFCTRQPTSLYMKGSQGCTVSEYTEKFPVYKNCQPPKSLKPKQEEKSNCERMEGITTFRSDFVPYEVNQRPDKKKAEYQPNPGEIDLATTYKQQFGLYELEPILPRRPKERIRGANGKLDTVPTYKEDFRQWEISKRESPKPKLSYHPPTEKFGNATTFQDDFVPRGLVPRESFKPSTVAKRSDAPFDGVTSSQLHYVPHPVDVHLVKAPHEYKPSDQPFQDLTTHRRDYQGLPGRMPKSCKPEHTTVSYDAPFQSSTEFRDRFQRWAASPQRLQKTSEYMSPTEQMDLTTTTGTTFIKHHIQPFIPAKPLSRPTRSSVPFQGNTTMQEDFQAWKAQRQEIIRKPPEIHRGSGKMEDTSTFKAHFIQHQLQPNISCKPLTAPLRNEAPLDEETMYRTEFTPKKISVCPASFESIPGFVFEKVDDRGHRYFRKLSSQEQMSAGCEVQAPNPVAVMY; via the exons ATGAAGAGACTCTGTATGTGCGAAATCTGCAACTGTGG GCGCCACTTTTGCACACGCCAGCCCACATCACTCTACATGAAAGGCAGCCAGGGTTGTACAGTGAGTGAGTACACTGAGAAGTTCCCAGTCTACAAGAACTGTCAGCCACCAAAGAGTCTTAAACCCAAACAGGAAGAAAAGAGCAACTGTGAACGGATGGAGGGAATCACAACCTTTAG GTCTGATTTTGTTCCATATGAAGTAAACCAGCGCCCTGACAAGAAAAAGGCTGAATACCAACCTAATCCAGGTGAGATTGACTTGGCCACTACATACAAGCAGCAGTTTGGCCTTTATGAGCTAGAGCCTATTTTACCACGGCGCCCAAAGGAGAGGATACGAGGTGCTAACGGGAAGCTGGACACCGTACCAACCTATAAAG aAGACTTCCGTCAGTGGGAAATTAGCAAGAGGGAGTCCCCCAAACCCAAGTTGTCTTACCATCCACCAACTGAGAAGTTTGGAAATGCCACAACATTCCAGGATGATTTTGTTCCTCGAGGTTTAGTTCCACGTGAGAGCTTCAAACCTTCAACTGTAGCCAAGAGGTCTGATGCCCCATTTGATGGAGTTACCAGTAGCCAGTTGCATTATGTCCCTCATCCAGTGGATGTGCATTTAGTCAAAGCTCCTCATGAGTACAAACCCAGCGACCAGCCTTTCCAAGACCTCACAACACACCGTCGTGACTACCAGGGCCTTCCAGGCCGAATGCCCAAGAGCTGCAAGCCTGAACACACTACAGTGTCCTATGATGCCCCATTCCAGAGCAGCACTGAGTTCCGAGATCGCTTTCAGCGGTGGGCTGCATCTCCACAACGACTGCAGAAAACATCAGAGTATATGAGTCCTACAGAGCAAATGGATCTGACCACAACAACTGGCACAACCTTCATCAAACACCATATCCAGCCTTTCATCCCTGCTAAACCCCTGTCTAGGCCAACTCGTTCTTCTGTTCCTTTTCAAGGCAACACCACCATGCAGGAGGACTTTCAAGCCTGGAAAGCCCAGCGCCAAGAAATAATCCGCAAACCCCCGGAAATCCACAGAGGCAGTGGGAAGATGGAGGACACGAGCACCTTTAAGGCCCACTTCATCCAACACCAGCTGCAGCCCAATATTAGCTGCAAGCCGCTTACTGCCCCACTTCGGAACGAAGCACCCTTGGATGAAGAAACCATGTACCGCACTGAGTTCACACCCAAAAAGATCAGCGTGTGTCCAGCCAGCTTTGAGTCAATACCGGGGTTTGTCTTCGAGAAGGTTGATGACAGAGGTCACAG gTACTTCCGTAAACTGAGCTCCCAGGAGCAGATGTCTGCAGGGTGTGAGGTGCAGGCTCCTAATCCAGTGGCTGTGATGTATTGA
- the saxo2 gene encoding stabilizer of axonemal microtubules 2 isoform X2, which translates to MKGSQGCTVSEYTEKFPVYKNCQPPKSLKPKQEEKSNCERMEGITTFRSDFVPYEVNQRPDKKKAEYQPNPGEIDLATTYKQQFGLYELEPILPRRPKERIRGANGKLDTVPTYKEDFRQWEISKRESPKPKLSYHPPTEKFGNATTFQDDFVPRGLVPRESFKPSTVAKRSDAPFDGVTSSQLHYVPHPVDVHLVKAPHEYKPSDQPFQDLTTHRRDYQGLPGRMPKSCKPEHTTVSYDAPFQSSTEFRDRFQRWAASPQRLQKTSEYMSPTEQMDLTTTTGTTFIKHHIQPFIPAKPLSRPTRSSVPFQGNTTMQEDFQAWKAQRQEIIRKPPEIHRGSGKMEDTSTFKAHFIQHQLQPNISCKPLTAPLRNEAPLDEETMYRTEFTPKKISVCPASFESIPGFVFEKVDDRGHRYFRKLSSQEQMSAGCEVQAPNPVAVMY; encoded by the exons ATGAAAGGCAGCCAGGGTTGTACAGTGAGTGAGTACACTGAGAAGTTCCCAGTCTACAAGAACTGTCAGCCACCAAAGAGTCTTAAACCCAAACAGGAAGAAAAGAGCAACTGTGAACGGATGGAGGGAATCACAACCTTTAG GTCTGATTTTGTTCCATATGAAGTAAACCAGCGCCCTGACAAGAAAAAGGCTGAATACCAACCTAATCCAGGTGAGATTGACTTGGCCACTACATACAAGCAGCAGTTTGGCCTTTATGAGCTAGAGCCTATTTTACCACGGCGCCCAAAGGAGAGGATACGAGGTGCTAACGGGAAGCTGGACACCGTACCAACCTATAAAG aAGACTTCCGTCAGTGGGAAATTAGCAAGAGGGAGTCCCCCAAACCCAAGTTGTCTTACCATCCACCAACTGAGAAGTTTGGAAATGCCACAACATTCCAGGATGATTTTGTTCCTCGAGGTTTAGTTCCACGTGAGAGCTTCAAACCTTCAACTGTAGCCAAGAGGTCTGATGCCCCATTTGATGGAGTTACCAGTAGCCAGTTGCATTATGTCCCTCATCCAGTGGATGTGCATTTAGTCAAAGCTCCTCATGAGTACAAACCCAGCGACCAGCCTTTCCAAGACCTCACAACACACCGTCGTGACTACCAGGGCCTTCCAGGCCGAATGCCCAAGAGCTGCAAGCCTGAACACACTACAGTGTCCTATGATGCCCCATTCCAGAGCAGCACTGAGTTCCGAGATCGCTTTCAGCGGTGGGCTGCATCTCCACAACGACTGCAGAAAACATCAGAGTATATGAGTCCTACAGAGCAAATGGATCTGACCACAACAACTGGCACAACCTTCATCAAACACCATATCCAGCCTTTCATCCCTGCTAAACCCCTGTCTAGGCCAACTCGTTCTTCTGTTCCTTTTCAAGGCAACACCACCATGCAGGAGGACTTTCAAGCCTGGAAAGCCCAGCGCCAAGAAATAATCCGCAAACCCCCGGAAATCCACAGAGGCAGTGGGAAGATGGAGGACACGAGCACCTTTAAGGCCCACTTCATCCAACACCAGCTGCAGCCCAATATTAGCTGCAAGCCGCTTACTGCCCCACTTCGGAACGAAGCACCCTTGGATGAAGAAACCATGTACCGCACTGAGTTCACACCCAAAAAGATCAGCGTGTGTCCAGCCAGCTTTGAGTCAATACCGGGGTTTGTCTTCGAGAAGGTTGATGACAGAGGTCACAG gTACTTCCGTAAACTGAGCTCCCAGGAGCAGATGTCTGCAGGGTGTGAGGTGCAGGCTCCTAATCCAGTGGCTGTGATGTATTGA